In Planococcus shixiaomingii, the DNA window AATGATGGAAAACGCTTCTTTCCCCAGACCGGAATCCATAAACAGATCCGTAATGTCTTTTAACCGGCAATTTTGCTTGTTCAGCAAATAGGCGCTTTCACCACTGCGAAAAACCCTCCTAGTTACACTAATTTCACTGTAATCAAGAGGGATGCCGCCGTCTGTATTGTCCAATATTAAAGTTACTTCCGCAAAATTGAGCGGTTTCCTGGAATCGCTCCCTGCGAAAATAACATCTTCCATTTTCGCTCCGCGCAACGATTTTGCAGACTGTTCGCCGAGCACCCAACGAATAGCGTCTGTCACGTTGCTTTTTCCGCTACCGTTCGGCCCGACTACTGCGGTTACTCCTGGGACGAAATCAATGCCGATGCGGTCTGCAAACGACTTGAACCCCATTACTTCTAATCTTTTCAAAAACATTTTTTCAATCCTCCAAAGCTTCCTGCAATTTACGGATTGCCAGTTGGGCAGCCTGCTGTTCCGCCTCTTTTTTCGACCGGCCGTTTCCAATCCCCAGTTCTTTGTCCGCAAGTGAAACGCGTGTTACAAAAATCCGGCTATGCGCAGGTCCTTTTTCATCAATTATTTCATAAGTCAATGCACCGTTATTTTTTTGCTGCACCAGTTCCTGCAACTGGCTTTTATAATCCATCACATGCGAAAAAGCACCGATTTCCACTTTTGGAAACAACACCACTTCCAAAAATGCCACTACAGGTTCCAAGCCCTGATCCAAATACAATGCCCCGATAAACGATTCAAAAACATCTGCCAATAGCGCTGGGCGTGTTCTTCCGCCTGTCAGTTCTTCGCCTTTTCCAAGAAGAATATACTTGCCGAAATTCAGTTCATTGGCAAATAGTACAAGTGAAGGTTCGCAGACTATCGCTGCTCGCAGCTTGGTCAATTCCCCTTCACTCATTTGCGGGTATTTCATATATAAATAATGAGATACCGACAATTCCAAAACAGCATCGCCTAAAAATTCGAGGCGTTCGTTATCGGTATAATGTCTTCTTCGATGCTCATTCACATAAGATGAATGGGTGAATGCTTGATAAAGCAATGCAGGTTGCTTAAAGGCTATATTTAATTCTTGCTGGAGCTGATCAAAAGCTGCGCGTTCACTTTCTCTTAGCACTCCTAATTTTTGATGGGTCGCTTTTTTCTTCATTGCCATTTTTATCTGCCTTCCTTTGCTGTTCTTCTTTCAATTTTACCTTGTTTCCCTGCATTGTGCAAAAAGAGAATTGACGCACAACCGCTCATGGTAAAAGCGTTTGTGCGTCAATTGGATTGATAGTTTTAAGTATATGTTGAACTTAAAATCTTTAGTAGCTGATATTCCGCAAAACAGCTTCGCTTTCCGCGGGGCTCGCGCCGAACTAACTCGGGCTTAACGCCCGAGTGGATTTCGGCACTTCGCTATCCCGCAGGAGTCTCCGCTGTTTTGCTCCATATCTTCCAGTCAACTTGCGTTAGAGCAGCAAGCTT includes these proteins:
- the rnc gene encoding ribonuclease III; this translates as MAMKKKATHQKLGVLRESERAAFDQLQQELNIAFKQPALLYQAFTHSSYVNEHRRRHYTDNERLEFLGDAVLELSVSHYLYMKYPQMSEGELTKLRAAIVCEPSLVLFANELNFGKYILLGKGEELTGGRTRPALLADVFESFIGALYLDQGLEPVVAFLEVVLFPKVEIGAFSHVMDYKSQLQELVQQKNNGALTYEIIDEKGPAHSRIFVTRVSLADKELGIGNGRSKKEAEQQAAQLAIRKLQEALED